A DNA window from Christiangramia salexigens contains the following coding sequences:
- the topA gene encoding type I DNA topoisomerase, producing the protein MAKNLVIVESPAKAKTIEKFLGTDYKVASSFGHIADLPTKEIGVDTEGDFTPKYIVSKDKKDVVKKLKSLAKNAETVWLASDEDREGEAIAWHLAEELKLEDGKTKRIVFHEITKTAILKAIDNPRQIDYNLVNAQQARRVLDRLVGYELSPVLWRKVKGGLSAGRVQSVAVRLIVEREREIQDFKPQASYRIDAEFATEEGKSFKAKIPKNFDTKEEAEKFLKDNIGANFKVAELTTKPAKKNPAPPFTTSTLQQEAARKLYFSVGKTMTLAQRLYEAGHITYMRTDSVNLSEDARKGAKNEILKAYGEKYSKTRQFKGKSKGAQEAHEAIRPTGFQKHTISGDRDQQRLYELIWKRAIASQMSDAQLERTNVKIEADKHNNNFTANGEVLKFDGFLKVYLEGSDEEDEEQSGMLPAMKEGQPLNNEWITATERFTRPPYRYTEASLVKKLEELGIGRPSTYAPTISTIQSRNYIEKGSVDGNERAYVQFRLKNGKLEEKSLTETVGSDKGKMVPTATGMVVNDFLVNHFSNILDYNFTAKVEESFDNIAEGNKEWKAMMKEFYKDFHPHVQDVAKNAEREVGERILGEDPESGKPVSVRLGKFGPMVQIGSVEDDEKPRFASLGPDQHMETLTYDQAMALFELPKTLGEYKGEAVEVNNGRYGPYVRFGKKFVSLEKGEDPLNVDFERAMELVKEKEKADAPIYDYKDMPVQKGVGRFGPYLKWNGMFINVNKKYDFDNLSDSDIEELIEDKLRKEREKLIHHWEEEGIRVEKARWGRFNVIKGKTKVELPKTTKAEELTLEEVKDILEKSGKTKKKKTTAKKKTTKKKTTKKK; encoded by the coding sequence ATGGCTAAGAATTTAGTGATTGTTGAGTCTCCTGCGAAGGCTAAAACCATAGAGAAATTTCTAGGAACCGACTATAAGGTCGCTTCCAGTTTTGGACATATAGCAGATTTACCTACTAAAGAAATCGGGGTAGATACTGAAGGAGATTTTACACCTAAATATATTGTCTCCAAGGACAAAAAAGACGTAGTTAAGAAATTAAAGAGTCTTGCTAAGAATGCAGAAACCGTGTGGTTAGCGAGTGATGAAGATCGGGAAGGAGAAGCGATAGCATGGCATCTTGCAGAAGAACTTAAACTGGAGGATGGCAAAACAAAGCGTATCGTATTTCATGAGATCACGAAGACTGCAATTCTTAAAGCAATTGATAACCCAAGACAAATAGATTACAACCTGGTAAATGCTCAACAGGCAAGACGAGTCTTGGATAGATTGGTGGGGTATGAGCTTTCTCCGGTTTTATGGAGAAAAGTGAAAGGTGGTCTTTCAGCCGGAAGAGTACAATCGGTTGCTGTTAGACTTATAGTAGAAAGAGAAAGAGAAATTCAGGACTTTAAACCTCAGGCATCTTATCGAATCGATGCAGAATTTGCAACTGAGGAAGGAAAAAGCTTTAAAGCTAAGATCCCAAAGAATTTCGATACCAAAGAAGAGGCTGAAAAGTTTCTTAAGGATAATATAGGAGCAAACTTTAAGGTAGCCGAACTTACAACAAAACCGGCAAAGAAGAATCCTGCTCCTCCGTTTACAACTTCTACACTTCAGCAGGAAGCTGCGAGAAAATTATATTTTTCAGTAGGGAAAACCATGACACTGGCTCAGCGATTATATGAGGCCGGGCACATTACCTATATGAGAACCGATAGCGTGAACCTTTCTGAAGATGCAAGAAAGGGAGCTAAGAATGAGATCTTAAAGGCTTACGGAGAGAAATATTCAAAAACCCGTCAATTTAAGGGTAAATCTAAAGGTGCTCAGGAAGCTCACGAGGCAATCAGACCAACCGGGTTTCAGAAGCATACTATTTCCGGAGATCGTGATCAGCAAAGATTATATGAATTGATCTGGAAAAGAGCTATTGCTTCTCAAATGAGTGATGCGCAATTGGAAAGAACCAATGTGAAGATAGAGGCAGATAAGCATAATAATAACTTTACTGCTAATGGGGAAGTTCTGAAATTTGATGGATTCCTTAAGGTATACCTTGAAGGAAGTGATGAGGAAGATGAAGAGCAAAGCGGAATGTTACCTGCAATGAAAGAAGGGCAGCCTCTTAATAATGAATGGATCACCGCGACCGAAAGATTTACAAGACCACCTTATAGATATACTGAAGCCTCTCTGGTTAAGAAACTTGAGGAGCTTGGTATTGGTAGACCTTCAACTTATGCGCCTACGATCTCTACCATACAAAGTAGAAATTATATTGAAAAAGGTTCTGTAGACGGGAATGAAAGGGCTTATGTGCAGTTCAGACTTAAAAATGGGAAGCTTGAAGAGAAAAGTTTAACCGAAACCGTTGGGAGTGATAAAGGTAAGATGGTGCCTACAGCAACCGGGATGGTGGTGAATGACTTTCTAGTAAACCATTTCTCAAATATTCTCGATTATAACTTTACCGCCAAGGTGGAGGAAAGCTTTGATAATATCGCTGAAGGGAATAAAGAGTGGAAGGCCATGATGAAGGAATTCTATAAAGATTTTCATCCTCATGTTCAGGACGTAGCGAAGAATGCCGAAAGAGAAGTTGGAGAAAGAATTCTTGGTGAAGATCCTGAGAGTGGTAAGCCGGTAAGTGTGAGGCTTGGTAAGTTTGGACCTATGGTTCAAATTGGAAGTGTGGAAGATGATGAAAAGCCAAGATTTGCAAGTCTGGGGCCAGATCAGCATATGGAAACTCTTACCTACGATCAGGCGATGGCTCTTTTTGAGCTGCCAAAAACCTTAGGAGAATATAAAGGAGAAGCCGTAGAAGTAAATAACGGAAGATATGGACCTTATGTAAGGTTTGGTAAAAAATTCGTTTCCCTTGAGAAGGGAGAAGATCCTCTTAACGTAGACTTTGAAAGGGCTATGGAGCTTGTGAAGGAGAAGGAAAAGGCAGATGCACCTATCTACGATTATAAAGATATGCCTGTTCAAAAGGGAGTAGGAAGATTTGGGCCTTACCTTAAATGGAACGGTATGTTCATTAACGTGAACAAGAAATATGATTTTGACAATCTTTCAGATTCTGATATCGAAGAGCTTATAGAAGATAAGCTTAGAAAGGAAAGAGAGAAGTTAATTCACCATTGGGAGGAAGAAGGTATTAGAGTAGAAAAGGCCAGATGGGGTAGATTTAATGTGATTAAAGGTAAGACGAAGGTAGAGTTGCCAAAGACAACGAAGGCTGAAGAGCTTACTTTGGAAGAAGTAAAGGATATTCTTGAAAAGAGCGGGAAGACCAAGAAGAAAAAAACTACCGCAAAGAAAAAGACAACGAAGAAAAAAACGACTAAAAAGAAATAG
- a CDS encoding NAD(P)/FAD-dependent oxidoreductase yields the protein MVDYLIVGLGLSGLAVAEELQGRQKSFKVFENESQKSSLVAGGIFNPVILKRFTAAWKAAEQMETALPFYQALESKLDIKLIHYWDIYRRFHSVEEQNDWFVATDKPGLSQFLDPELVKNTNPALKAEHSFGRVRGTGNIDTAKLIFSYREELKTQNLLIEENFDHDELKVQNDHVIYKGLKASNIIFCEGFGLKQNPYFNYLPLQGNKGEYIIIRSEELKLEQAIKSSVFIMPLGENLYKVGATYENKDKSPEATSRAKDKLILELKKVLLSNFEVVDQMAGIRPSVADRKPLVGRHPVHANLYCCNGFGSRGVLIAPNMARDLLAFILDGKPLDPETDISRFTKKHFKEN from the coding sequence ATGGTTGATTATTTGATTGTAGGACTTGGTTTAAGTGGTTTAGCTGTGGCTGAAGAGCTTCAGGGGAGACAGAAGAGTTTTAAAGTATTTGAGAATGAATCTCAAAAATCTTCCTTGGTGGCCGGGGGTATTTTTAATCCTGTGATCTTAAAGCGATTTACTGCAGCCTGGAAAGCCGCAGAGCAAATGGAAACTGCACTTCCTTTCTATCAAGCTCTGGAATCTAAACTCGATATTAAGCTGATCCATTATTGGGATATCTACCGTAGATTTCATTCTGTTGAAGAACAAAACGATTGGTTTGTAGCCACAGATAAACCCGGATTAAGTCAATTTCTGGATCCTGAACTTGTTAAGAATACTAATCCCGCATTAAAGGCAGAACATAGCTTTGGTCGGGTTCGAGGTACCGGCAATATAGATACGGCTAAATTGATCTTTTCCTACCGGGAAGAGCTTAAGACACAAAATCTATTAATAGAAGAAAATTTTGATCATGATGAATTGAAAGTCCAGAATGACCATGTGATCTATAAGGGCCTAAAAGCGTCTAATATTATTTTTTGTGAAGGCTTCGGATTAAAGCAAAATCCATATTTCAATTATTTACCCTTACAGGGAAATAAAGGTGAATATATTATTATAAGGTCTGAAGAGCTCAAACTTGAACAGGCCATTAAGTCCTCAGTGTTTATAATGCCTTTAGGGGAGAATCTGTATAAGGTTGGCGCAACTTATGAGAATAAGGATAAATCTCCGGAAGCTACTTCCAGGGCAAAAGATAAACTGATCCTCGAGCTAAAGAAAGTATTGCTTAGCAATTTTGAAGTTGTAGATCAGATGGCAGGCATAAGACCTTCGGTTGCCGATAGAAAGCCATTGGTTGGCAGGCATCCGGTTCATGCTAACTTATATTGTTGTAATGGATTTGGTAGTCGTGGGGTGTTAATCGCGCCAAATATGGCTCGCGATCTGCTCGCCTTTATTCTGGATGGTAAACCGCTGGATCCTGAAACAGATATCAGCAGATTTACCAAAAAGCACTTTAAAGAAAATTAA
- the gldK gene encoding gliding motility lipoprotein GldK, translated as MKKYISLIAVLALLSSCGGGDRGQLVGAEGKKWNPEKPYGMTLIPGGSFVMGKADDDIADQENAPPKTVTVRSFYMDETEITNAEYRQFVNYVKDSVVRVNLAIMAEMQGAVPGDGGIGEFAFADGDPDNLTPYQEYMLNTYGQGGPTDSYENRKLNTKVDLYWETDEYPDVFYAEVMDSMYIPMDEVYNGQRTIDVKKLKFKYSWMDIQAAARAKGDRSNFIKNEEVAIYPDTTVWIKDFNYSYNEPMHNDYFWHSAFDAYPVVGVSWKQARAFTQWRTKHHNDFRRAKGDANVPSYRLPTEGEWEYAARGGLDGATYPWGGPYTLNDRGCFMANFKPLRGDYAADQALYTVEAKSYDPNDFGLYNMAGNVAEWVDSSYDPNSYHYMSTMNPTVNNPEDRRKVVRGGSWKDVAYFLQVSSRDYEYADSARSYIGFRTVQDYLGTDVTLNQSSK; from the coding sequence ATGAAGAAGTATATTTCGCTCATTGCTGTTCTGGCCTTGCTTTCAAGCTGTGGTGGTGGCGATCGTGGACAGCTTGTAGGTGCGGAGGGTAAGAAGTGGAATCCGGAGAAACCTTATGGTATGACATTAATTCCAGGTGGATCTTTCGTTATGGGTAAAGCCGATGACGATATTGCCGACCAGGAAAATGCTCCACCTAAAACCGTTACGGTTCGTTCTTTCTATATGGATGAGACCGAAATTACTAATGCAGAATATAGGCAATTTGTGAATTACGTGAAAGACTCTGTTGTAAGGGTTAATCTCGCTATTATGGCCGAAATGCAGGGTGCTGTTCCAGGAGATGGAGGTATTGGTGAATTTGCTTTTGCCGATGGTGATCCTGATAATCTTACTCCTTACCAGGAATATATGTTGAATACCTACGGCCAGGGAGGACCAACCGATAGTTACGAAAATCGTAAACTTAATACTAAAGTGGATCTTTATTGGGAAACCGATGAGTATCCTGATGTATTTTACGCAGAGGTGATGGATTCCATGTATATTCCAATGGACGAAGTTTACAATGGTCAGCGTACCATAGATGTGAAAAAACTTAAATTCAAATATTCCTGGATGGACATCCAGGCAGCTGCACGTGCCAAAGGCGATCGCAGTAACTTTATAAAAAATGAAGAAGTTGCAATTTATCCTGATACCACGGTTTGGATCAAGGATTTCAACTATTCATACAATGAGCCTATGCACAACGATTATTTCTGGCATAGTGCTTTTGATGCTTATCCTGTAGTTGGGGTTTCCTGGAAACAGGCCAGAGCTTTTACGCAATGGAGAACTAAGCATCACAACGATTTTAGACGCGCTAAAGGAGATGCCAATGTTCCATCTTACAGACTTCCAACCGAAGGTGAATGGGAATATGCTGCCAGAGGTGGTCTTGATGGTGCAACCTATCCATGGGGTGGGCCTTATACATTGAACGACAGAGGTTGTTTTATGGCCAACTTTAAGCCTTTACGTGGGGATTATGCGGCAGATCAGGCTTTATATACTGTTGAAGCTAAGTCTTATGATCCAAATGATTTTGGACTTTATAATATGGCCGGAAACGTGGCCGAGTGGGTGGATTCTTCGTATGACCCGAACTCTTACCATTACATGTCTACTATGAATCCAACCGTTAACAACCCGGAGGATCGTAGGAAAGTAGTTCGTGGTGGATCCTGGAAAGATGTAGCTTATTTTTTACAGGTTAGTTCAAGGGATTATGAATATGCCGATTCTGCACGAAGCTATATAGGCTTCAGAACTGTTCAGGATTACCTAGGTACAGACGTAACCCTGAATCAATCCAGCAAATAG
- the gldM gene encoding gliding motility protein GldM, with amino-acid sequence MASGKQTPRQKMINLMYLVFIAMMALNMSKEVLTAFGLMNEKLDSTAANFEERNTALMAGLKTKVEEQPQKYTSIKADADKIDELSTELNQYIAGIKEKLEASVDDATDYETMDKSNTMDEMFFQSGRISPEGEEFLNKIKAYREGVSAILSKGYPAIAKKVNVEKEFSTEPVNVEGANVPWLKYRFEGFPLVASITQLTQMQSDIKSTESEILSNMLSGQLQSDVSLDNYEAIVIPSKPAFFSGENFSGKVVLGRFDNTLQFENVVVNGKEVKSLKDGQVVLDFPAGNVGEQKINGKLEYLEDGETKEIPIDGSYTVIPLPNSAVISADKMNVVYRGVQNPMTISIPGVSNVNANAPGLRSAGGTGNYLMDVTTLQAREVTISVSGTLPGGKTVSDKKTFRVKDIPRPVGTIRGEDGSVSMQRNSLEIASVGANLPDFDFDLNLNVTGFKFKVPGQPTIIVNGSRLDDRAKAALRRAGRGESVQIFDIEASLAGNSSYKLKKVAPVVIELTN; translated from the coding sequence ATGGCATCCGGAAAACAAACGCCAAGGCAAAAGATGATTAACCTGATGTATCTGGTTTTCATCGCAATGATGGCCTTAAATATGTCCAAAGAAGTACTTACTGCCTTTGGATTAATGAATGAAAAACTAGATAGTACAGCTGCTAATTTTGAAGAAAGAAACACGGCTTTAATGGCTGGGTTAAAGACAAAAGTTGAAGAGCAGCCTCAAAAGTATACTTCGATTAAAGCTGATGCTGACAAGATTGATGAATTATCTACAGAGCTAAATCAGTATATCGCTGGAATAAAAGAGAAATTAGAAGCTTCTGTAGATGATGCTACAGATTACGAGACGATGGATAAGTCTAACACTATGGATGAAATGTTCTTCCAGAGTGGAAGGATTTCTCCTGAAGGTGAGGAGTTTTTGAATAAGATCAAAGCCTATAGAGAAGGCGTATCTGCTATTCTCTCTAAAGGTTATCCTGCAATTGCCAAGAAAGTAAATGTAGAAAAAGAATTTTCTACTGAGCCTGTGAACGTAGAAGGAGCAAATGTACCATGGTTAAAATATAGATTTGAAGGTTTTCCACTGGTTGCTTCTATTACTCAGCTAACTCAAATGCAATCTGATATTAAGAGTACAGAGAGTGAGATTCTCTCAAATATGCTTTCAGGTCAGCTTCAGAGTGATGTTTCGCTGGATAACTACGAGGCTATCGTAATTCCTTCTAAGCCTGCTTTTTTTAGTGGAGAAAATTTCTCTGGTAAAGTTGTATTAGGTCGTTTTGATAATACGCTTCAATTTGAAAACGTAGTAGTAAACGGAAAAGAAGTTAAAAGTTTAAAAGATGGTCAGGTTGTTCTTGACTTCCCTGCGGGAAATGTTGGCGAGCAAAAGATTAATGGTAAACTGGAATATCTTGAGGATGGTGAAACTAAGGAGATTCCTATTGATGGTTCTTATACCGTAATACCACTACCAAATTCTGCAGTTATCTCTGCAGATAAGATGAATGTAGTGTACAGAGGTGTACAAAACCCTATGACTATATCTATTCCCGGAGTAAGCAATGTAAATGCTAATGCACCAGGTTTAAGATCGGCTGGAGGAACTGGAAATTATCTTATGGATGTTACCACGCTTCAGGCAAGAGAAGTAACCATTAGTGTTAGTGGTACTTTACCAGGTGGTAAAACTGTATCAGACAAAAAGACCTTCAGAGTTAAGGATATCCCAAGACCTGTTGGAACTATTAGAGGTGAAGATGGTTCTGTTTCAATGCAAAGAAACAGTTTGGAGATAGCTTCGGTTGGAGCTAATCTACCTGATTTTGATTTTGACCTGAATCTTAACGTTACTGGATTCAAATTCAAAGTGCCTGGACAACCTACGATTATTGTAAATGGTAGCAGACTGGATGATAGGGCTAAAGCTGCTCTTAGAAGAGCGGGACGTGGAGAGTCTGTTCAAATATTTGATATTGAAGCTTCACTTGCAGGAAATTCAAGCTATAAGCTTAAGAAAGTAGCTCCTGTAGTGATTGAGCTTACAAATTAA
- a CDS encoding formimidoylglutamase, with protein sequence MEFDFLNPVNGDLLDEIKTLNPHTLGAQIKLHTERSGVPELDDVQVAIFSVCENRRAPESVEVPDFKELRKKFYRLYPGNWSLRIADLGNIEEGASVEDTYFAVQYLVENLVKNDIIPVILGGGQDLIYAQYRAYDKLDQMVNLVNIDSKFDLGDAELPISNSSYVGKIVVDKPYNLFNYSTLGYQTYFNSQEEIELMERLFFEAYRLGEVTSDISMMEPVFRNANLVGLDLGAIDSASLNSGYFNSPNGFNGREICALSRYAGISDKVSSFGVYEYQANLGPLANTLVAQIIWYFIEGVNYRTNENTISAKREFIKYQVPIDDEILVFFKSPVSGRWWIEIPFLDHVDTKLKRHTLLPCTEEDYLEACNQVIPERWYKAKRKNEV encoded by the coding sequence ATGGAGTTCGATTTTCTTAATCCGGTGAATGGAGATTTGCTGGATGAGATAAAAACCCTGAATCCTCATACGCTTGGTGCTCAAATAAAACTTCATACTGAGAGATCCGGGGTTCCGGAACTTGACGATGTTCAGGTTGCTATTTTTAGTGTTTGTGAAAACAGACGTGCTCCAGAAAGTGTAGAAGTTCCTGATTTTAAGGAGTTAAGAAAAAAATTTTATAGATTGTATCCGGGAAACTGGAGTCTCAGGATTGCAGATCTTGGAAATATAGAAGAGGGAGCAAGCGTTGAAGACACCTATTTTGCCGTTCAATACCTTGTTGAAAATCTTGTGAAGAATGATATCATTCCGGTGATTTTAGGAGGAGGTCAGGATCTTATCTACGCTCAATACAGGGCCTATGATAAGTTGGATCAAATGGTGAATCTGGTAAACATCGATAGTAAGTTTGATTTGGGCGATGCAGAATTGCCGATTTCGAATTCATCTTATGTAGGAAAAATCGTCGTTGATAAACCTTATAATCTGTTTAATTACTCAACACTTGGATATCAAACCTATTTTAACTCTCAGGAAGAGATAGAATTGATGGAAAGGTTGTTTTTTGAAGCTTACAGGTTAGGCGAGGTGACCTCAGATATTTCTATGATGGAGCCTGTTTTTAGAAATGCAAATCTGGTTGGTTTAGATCTTGGAGCGATAGATTCGGCTTCTTTGAATTCCGGGTATTTTAATTCGCCCAATGGGTTTAACGGCAGGGAGATCTGTGCGTTGTCCAGGTATGCCGGAATTAGTGATAAAGTTTCCTCTTTTGGGGTGTACGAGTATCAGGCTAATCTAGGACCTTTGGCCAATACATTAGTGGCTCAGATCATATGGTATTTCATTGAAGGTGTGAATTATCGCACTAATGAAAATACTATTTCAGCCAAAAGAGAGTTTATAAAGTATCAGGTTCCTATTGATGATGAAATTTTAGTATTCTTTAAAAGTCCTGTGAGTGGGCGATGGTGGATAGAAATACCATTTTTGGATCATGTAGATACTAAATTAAAACGGCATACGTTATTACCTTGCACCGAGGAGGATTACCTTGAAGCCTGTAATCAGGTAATTCCCGAGAGATGGTATAAAGCCAAAAGAAAAAACGAAGTCTAA
- a CDS encoding DUF983 domain-containing protein, with amino-acid sequence MGILKGTKIYSIFTGTCPVCQEESMYIEDNPYKLHKVFKMHERCSSCRTKYKIEPSFFYGAMYVSYAVGIAFSVAAFVISYLLLNASLLGSFFAITGTLIFFMPVIMRLSRNIWINLFFSYNKTAGN; translated from the coding sequence ATGGGAATCCTTAAAGGGACAAAGATTTATAGCATTTTCACCGGAACCTGTCCGGTATGCCAGGAAGAAAGCATGTATATAGAGGATAATCCCTATAAATTACACAAGGTTTTTAAAATGCATGAGCGCTGCTCCAGCTGTAGAACGAAATATAAGATAGAACCTTCTTTTTTTTATGGGGCGATGTATGTGAGTTATGCGGTAGGAATAGCCTTTTCTGTAGCCGCTTTTGTGATATCCTATCTGTTATTGAATGCCAGCCTTCTTGGATCCTTTTTTGCAATTACCGGTACCCTTATCTTTTTTATGCCCGTTATTATGCGCCTGTCAAGAAATATCTGGATCAACCTTTTTTTTAGTTACAATAAAACAGCCGGCAATTAA
- the gldL gene encoding gliding motility protein GldL, whose protein sequence is MANSRSTKKVTNMVYGLGASVVILGALFKIMHWPGGNAMLIIGLIVEALVFAYSAFEPVDDDLDWALVYPELAGGEPARKNGAVVESKEAEGMLSKKLDEMLKEARVDANLMSSLGESIRNFEGAAKGIAPTVDAMASQKKYSEELNVAASQMETLNNIYKAQVESASRQSEINQEVAANAGKLKEQMDSLTHNMASLNNVYGGMLTAMNGKARV, encoded by the coding sequence ATGGCAAATTCAAGATCAACAAAAAAAGTGACCAATATGGTGTATGGTCTGGGAGCATCTGTAGTTATTTTAGGTGCCCTTTTCAAAATCATGCACTGGCCTGGTGGAAATGCAATGTTAATTATCGGTCTGATAGTTGAAGCCCTGGTATTTGCCTATTCGGCATTTGAACCTGTAGACGACGATCTGGACTGGGCTTTGGTTTATCCTGAGTTGGCCGGAGGAGAGCCTGCAAGAAAGAACGGAGCTGTTGTGGAAAGCAAAGAGGCAGAAGGTATGTTGTCTAAAAAGTTAGACGAAATGCTTAAAGAAGCAAGGGTTGACGCAAACCTTATGAGTTCTCTTGGAGAAAGCATTAGAAATTTTGAAGGAGCTGCAAAAGGAATTGCACCTACTGTAGATGCAATGGCTTCCCAAAAGAAATACAGTGAGGAACTTAATGTTGCTGCTTCTCAAATGGAAACACTTAATAATATCTATAAGGCACAAGTTGAATCTGCTTCTCGTCAAAGCGAGATCAATCAGGAAGTTGCTGCTAATGCAGGTAAACTGAAAGAGCAAATGGATTCACTTACGCATAATATGGCTTCATTGAACAATGTTTATGGAGGTATGTTAACGGCTATGAATGGTAAAGCAAGAGTCTAA
- the gldN gene encoding gliding motility protein GldN: MSWKGFLVYAFVMMLSAASFGQANILNAKKPDDIGKKSETQALVDAEDKPLEYGYVGERDILWSKGTWEIIDLDERVNFPLYYPIDTNNIGTNRRSLYDVLVGAIKKGKIQNIYADSYFTEKRTLKDIRGTLSKIDTTDLGIEQYNAGEEVDEQFIDRRDLGSADIVEYHIRGLWYFDKRLAELKYRLLGIAPVAPDVNFIDSGQTDLVELFWVWYPDAREVLHEAKVFTGGNTSQTVSFDHLLNARRFSGVIYKEDNVQGDRSIDEYIADNAFMQLLESQRIKEQIRNFEQDMWSY, encoded by the coding sequence ATGAGCTGGAAAGGATTTTTAGTATATGCTTTTGTGATGATGTTGAGTGCCGCTTCATTCGGTCAGGCAAACATCCTGAATGCGAAAAAGCCGGATGATATCGGGAAGAAATCTGAGACTCAGGCTTTAGTGGATGCTGAAGACAAGCCACTGGAATATGGTTATGTTGGAGAACGTGATATTCTTTGGTCTAAAGGGACCTGGGAGATCATAGATCTTGATGAAAGAGTAAACTTTCCGCTGTACTATCCTATAGATACCAATAACATTGGTACTAACAGAAGATCGCTTTATGATGTACTTGTAGGCGCTATTAAAAAAGGTAAGATTCAGAATATCTATGCTGATTCTTATTTTACCGAAAAGCGAACTCTAAAAGACATTAGAGGAACTTTATCTAAGATTGACACTACAGACCTTGGAATTGAGCAGTATAATGCTGGTGAGGAAGTAGATGAACAATTTATAGACAGACGTGATCTTGGGTCTGCGGATATAGTTGAATACCACATCCGAGGACTATGGTATTTCGATAAGCGCTTAGCTGAACTTAAATATAGGTTATTGGGAATTGCACCAGTTGCACCCGATGTGAACTTTATCGACTCTGGTCAAACCGACCTTGTGGAATTGTTCTGGGTATGGTATCCGGATGCAAGAGAGGTGCTTCATGAAGCTAAGGTTTTTACCGGAGGGAATACCTCACAAACGGTTTCCTTTGATCACCTGCTTAATGCAAGACGATTTAGTGGAGTTATTTACAAAGAAGATAACGTTCAGGGCGATCGTTCAATAGATGAATATATTGCCGATAATGCATTTATGCAACTTCTGGAATCCCAGCGAATAAAAGAGCAGATCCGGAACTTTGAACAGGATATGTGGAGCTATTAA